The DNA window TGGCAAGGAACGTCAGATCCATGTCTTCAGCGAGGAAAGGCACCGGCGAGATCGCGGACGCTTACCGGCGGCTCGGTATTTCGGTAACTGACGCAAACGGCAATCTGCGCGACAGCGAAACGGTATACTGGGAAACCATAGACGCACTTGGCAAGGTATCAAACGAAACCGAGCGCGACGCGCTGGCCATGCAGATTTTCGGAAAATCCGCGCAGGAACTCAATCCCCTGATCGCACAGGGTTCGGCAGGCATTGCGGAGCTGACCGAGGAAGCAAAACGCATGGGCGCGGTCATGAGCGAGGATTCGCTGAACGCTCTCGGGAAATTCGACGACAGCATCCAGCGGCTCAAGGCGGGCGGCGAGGCGGCCAAGAACATGCTGGGCACAGTGCTGCTTCCCCAGCTTCAGATATTGGCCGACGACGGCGTTGCGCTTCTTGGGGAATTTACTCGTGGATTATCTGAAGCAAATGGCGACTGGACAAAGATAAGCGAAGTCATCGGCAATACGGTGGGAAGCCTTGTGGGCATGCTGATGGAAAACCTGCCCAGTCTCATCCAGGTGGGGCTGGATATCGTTACTTCCATCGGCGGTGCGATAGTGGACAACCTTCCGGTTATTATTGACGCGGCGGTGCGGATTGTCATGACCCTATTGCAGGCGTTGATTGACGCCCTGCCGCAGATCACCCAGGGAGCCTTGCAGCTTGTCATGGCGCTCGTGCAGGGGATTATTGACAACCTTCCCGCTTTGGTGGAAGCTGCAGTGCAAATGATTGCGACGCTGGCGTCCGGCATCGGGGATGCGCTTCCGGAGCTGATCCCGGCTGTCGTGGAAGCCATTCTCCTCATTTCCGGGATGCTTCTTGGTAATATGGATAAAATCCTTGACGCGGCGTTTCAGATCATACAGGGATTGGCGCAGGGGCTTTTAAACGCCCTGCCAAAGCTTATTGAGGCCCTGCCGGGGATTATTGCGTCAATCATTGATTTCGTGACAAGCAACCTTCCGAAGATCGTAGAACTTGGAATTACACTTGTCGTCCAGCTGGCTGTGGGCCTGATCAAAGCTATTCCGGAGCTGGTCAAGGCGCTTCCGCAGATTGTTGCGGCCATCCTTGAAGGCTTGGGCAAGGCGGCCTCTTCGGTAGTCGAGATCGGCAGGAACATTGTCAGGGGCATCTGGGAAGGCATCAAGAGCCTCGGAAGCTGGCTGTGGGATAAGGTCAGCAGTTTCTTCTCCGGAATTGTGGACGGAGTGAAAAATTTCCTTGGCATCCGCTCACCGTCCACCGTTTTTGAAGGCATCGGCGGCAATATGGCGCTGGGCCTCGGCGAGGGCTTTAACAAGGCCATGGCAAGAGTGGCGGACGACATGCAAAATGCGGTGCCGACGGACTTTAATATTTCGCCTGACATCAGCGCAAGCGGACGCGGCGGATCCGCCGCTTCAGCTTCCGGCCCGCTGGTCGTTGTTCAGCAGATGATCGTGCGCAGCGAGGACGATATCCGCAGGATTTCGCAGGAACTGTACAACCTGATGCAGACCGGCTCAAGGGCGCAGGGCCACTTCAGCACAGCATAAGGAGTGATCATATGGGGTTTATCTATAACGGCATTTCATCACAAAGCATGAAAATCCGGGCAAGGCTTGCCGGATGGCAGGTGTTCACTGCCCTGCGAAACTCCTTTGAAACCGTGCCGGGCAAAGCGGGCGTGGCCGATTTCGGGTGCGACATCTCCGAGCGAACCATAACCATAAGCTGCAGTGTGCTTCCCCGGCGCAGTTTTGCCGAGCTGGTATCGGTTCTGGATAACGCAGCCGAATGGCTGAATCCGGCAAAGGGCCTCAGGCAGCTTGTCCTCGACGACGTGCCCGACAGGTATTTCATGGCGCGGCTTTCGGAGGCTGTGGACTGCGAGCGGCTGCTTCGGACTGCGGGAAGCTTCGAGCTTCGTTTTGTCTCCCCCGACCCGTATGCTTACGCGCTGGAGGATGAGGTGTTCGTTCTTTCCGGAACGGGAACGCATGTGGCGGAGAGGCTTTCGGGAAACGCCGATTCCGAGCCGGTTTATTTCTTGAAGGGCATGATCTCCACATCCTCCTCAAGCTATATATCCCTCATAACCAACGGCGAGGAACTGCGGATCGTCGGCCCGCTGGCGGCGAATGAAACGCTTGTCATTGATTCCAGCATGGTAACCGCCAAGGTGACGGATGCTGCCGGAAACGCCCTGAGAAACGGCCTGCCGTGCCTGCAGGAGCTGAACTTTCCGATCCTCAGGAAGGGCGTGAACAATATAGAGATTAACGCCGTGAACGCGGCGTTCACGGAACTGAAAATACAGGCGAAAAGCCGCTGGAGGTGACCGGCGGCAATTCGCGCGCTGAACGGAGGTGGCTTTAGTGGCGATAAAATCAGTATTAACATCCCAAACCGACTTTACCGGCGAATTTCCGGTGACGGAACGGACATCCGCGCTGTGGCGCTTCAACGAAAGCGCGCCGGACGGCAATCTGCGGCTTCTGGATTCGTCAGGGCACGGCAGGCATTTTACCGTCCCCGGCTGGTCGGGCACTTCGGCGAGTCTGATTGCCGGAAGATTCGGGCGATACTTCCGGCAAAACATCGTCAACCCGACTTCTGAAAAGACCCACCTTATAGCTGCCAACGACGGGAGCTTTTTCAGCAATCTGGGAGAAAAGATCGCAGTGGGCGGATGGATCAACCCCACCACCTATTCGGTAGGGCAGACATACTGCCCTATCTTCAACACCAGGCAAGGCCCGGGCCAGCCGATCTTCTATGTATCCCTCTATCAGGGCAGGCCGCGCATGATGCTGTATAATTCCGCCGGTTCATTGATTCTTGACCAGAGCGAAACGCCGGGCTTCTCCATGGTCAACGGCGGCTGGTATTTCATCGCGGCCGTCATTGAGGTGACGGCCAAGACCTCGCAGTTTATCCTCTGCGACCGGAACAGCGGCGCTGTTTGGATTGCACCCAAACGAACCTTTACCGGCACGCTCAACCCGTCCTGCACGGCGAATATTGTCATGGGCATGCACACCGACACCTATTATTTCGCCGGAGGCTTTGACGACTGGTTTCTGGAGACCGATTCGCGGCTGACCATCGACGACCTGGCGCAGCATTTTAAGAATGCGCTGCTGGCCAACGGCGCTGACAGCGCCGCAAGCGTGGACGCCCTGACGGAGCCGGGCGCGGTTATGCTGAAAGCGTCAAACGGCGTTTATCCAGCAAGCGGCGTGCTGTATACCAAGGCGGTTCCCTGCGCGTTGTCCGGCATCGGGCGTGTGGCGGTGACAAGCGAATACACGGCGGGTGTAACGTCAGTTTCACTGATAGAAACCAGCACGTCCGACGACCTTGCGGAATGGTCGGCATGGCAGGCG is part of the Ferviditalea candida genome and encodes:
- a CDS encoding distal tail protein Dit; the encoded protein is MGFIYNGISSQSMKIRARLAGWQVFTALRNSFETVPGKAGVADFGCDISERTITISCSVLPRRSFAELVSVLDNAAEWLNPAKGLRQLVLDDVPDRYFMARLSEAVDCERLLRTAGSFELRFVSPDPYAYALEDEVFVLSGTGTHVAERLSGNADSEPVYFLKGMISTSSSSYISLITNGEELRIVGPLAANETLVIDSSMVTAKVTDAAGNALRNGLPCLQELNFPILRKGVNNIEINAVNAAFTELKIQAKSRWR
- a CDS encoding phage tail protein; amino-acid sequence: MADDFGLKIGIEGEREFKNAIREINQSFKVLGSEMNLVASQFDKQDKSVEAVAARNKVLSKEIDAQKEKIATLEKALANAASSFGETDKRTQSWQIQLNNAKAELNKMERELEANNKALDAAEKEFNEAEKQADEFGDEIKKTADQADDAGGRFEKLGGVLKGIGVAMGAAMAAIGTAAVGAGKALVDMSVNSAAYADEILTASTVTGMSTDSLQAYKYAAELVDVSLDTLTGSMARNVRSMSSARKGTGEIADAYRRLGISVTDANGNLRDSETVYWETIDALGKVSNETERDALAMQIFGKSAQELNPLIAQGSAGIAELTEEAKRMGAVMSEDSLNALGKFDDSIQRLKAGGEAAKNMLGTVLLPQLQILADDGVALLGEFTRGLSEANGDWTKISEVIGNTVGSLVGMLMENLPSLIQVGLDIVTSIGGAIVDNLPVIIDAAVRIVMTLLQALIDALPQITQGALQLVMALVQGIIDNLPALVEAAVQMIATLASGIGDALPELIPAVVEAILLISGMLLGNMDKILDAAFQIIQGLAQGLLNALPKLIEALPGIIASIIDFVTSNLPKIVELGITLVVQLAVGLIKAIPELVKALPQIVAAILEGLGKAASSVVEIGRNIVRGIWEGIKSLGSWLWDKVSSFFSGIVDGVKNFLGIRSPSTVFEGIGGNMALGLGEGFNKAMARVADDMQNAVPTDFNISPDISASGRGGSAASASGPLVVVQQMIVRSEDDIRRISQELYNLMQTGSRAQGHFSTA